One part of the Quercus lobata isolate SW786 chromosome 7, ValleyOak3.0 Primary Assembly, whole genome shotgun sequence genome encodes these proteins:
- the LOC115951651 gene encoding cytochrome P450 81Q32-like yields MLTRLKVEIGLEVAAPALLTFWNVPLLAILIRRSDGVYFQKLPDLALILAGTEMLAVTLEWAMSNLINHLDVLKKARVELDTQIEQDKWIDEQDVPKLHYLQCIISETSRLYPPGPLLVPHSSSNDCTIEGYDIPCDTMLLVNAWVIHRDLELWEDTTSFKPERFEIGEVDPHKLMPFGLRRRACPGAGLAQRTMRLTLGLLIQCFEWERITKEKVDMAEGNGLTMPKAVPLEAMCKARPLMHEVLSESMHDV; encoded by the exons ATGTTGACACGGTTGAAG GTTGAAATTgggcttgaagttgctgcacctgcaCTACTAACgttctggaatgttcctttgctTGCAATTCTAATACGCAGATCTGATGGGGTTTATTTTCAGAAGCTTCCAGATCTG GCCTTGATACTTGCAGGAACTGAAATGTTAGCAGTGACATTAGAATGGGCAATGTCTAATTTGATTAATCATCTCGATGTGTTGAAGAAGGCTAGAGTAGAGTTGGACACTCAAATTGAGCAAGATAAATGGATAGATGAACAAGATGTTCCCAAATTACACTACCTCCAATGTATCATCTCAGAGACATCTCGATTGTACCCTCCTGGCCCTTTGTTAGTACCTCATTCGTCTTCTAATGATTGTACTATCGAAGGATATGATATACCATGTGACACAATGTTATTGGTCAATGCATGGGTCATACATAGAGATCTTGAGTTGTGGGAAGATACTACTAGTTTTAAACCTGAGAGGTTTGAAATTGGTGAGGTTGACCCACATAAGTTAATGCCTTTTGGATTAAGGAGGAGGGCTTGTCCTGGGGCAGGCCTTGCCCAACGTACGATGAGATTGACTTTGGGATTGTTGATTCAATGCTTTGAGTGGGAAAGGATTACTAAAGAAAAAGTTGACATGGCTGAAGGTAATGGACTCACCATGCCAAAAGCTGTCCCATTGGAAGCCATGTGTAAAGCGCGCCCTCTCATGCATGAGGTTCTTTCCGAATCTATGCATGATGTTTGA
- the LOC115952331 gene encoding cytochrome P450 81E8-like — MFLGIRRDEVKHLLHKLSRNSCQGFAKVELKSMFSEMTFNIIMRMVAGKRYYGEDVKDEEEARKFRGIMKELAGLGGASNPQEFVPLLRWIDHGGLEKRLMKLANKTDAFLQGLIDEKRSKEEKGNTMIDHLLSLQKSQPEYYTDQIIKGLILVLLVAGTDTSAVTLEWAMSNLLNHSQVLKKARAELDNQIGQEKLINELDISKLHYLQNIILETLRLYPAGPLLLPHMSSEDCTIGGHDIPRETMLLVNAWAIHRDPNIWDDATSFKPERFESGESNANKLMPFGLGRRACPGAGLAQCTMGLTLGSLIQCFEWERISKEEVDMVEGNGLTMPKAVALEAMCRARPIIAKVLSMSEDEF, encoded by the exons ATGTTTCTAGGAATCCGAAGAGATGAAGTAAAGCACTTGCTACACAAGTTGTCACGAAACTCGTGCCAAGGTTTTGCTAAGGTAGAATTGAAATCAATGTTCTCAGAGATGACATTTAACATCATAATGAGAATGGTGGCAGGAAAGAGATACTACGGGGAGGACGTGaaagacgaagaagaagcaaGGAAATTCAGGGGGATAATGAAAGAGCTAGCAGGGTTAGGAGGGGCCTCAAATCCACAAGAGTTTGTGCCCTTGTTGCGGTGGATTGATCATGGGGGTTTGGAGAAAAGATTGATGAAACTGGCCAACAAGACAGATGCATTCTTGCAAGGTCTTATTGATGAGAAGAGGAGTAAGGAAGAGAAGGGGAATACTATGATTGATCATCTGCTTTCTTTGCAAAAATCACAGCCTGAATACTACACGGATCAAATTATCAAAGGGCTTATACTG GTCTTGTTAGTTGCTGGGACTGACACATCGGCAGTGACATTAGAGTGGGCAATGTCCAATTTGCTCAATCATTCTCAAGTGTTGAAGAAGGCTAGAGCTGAGTTGGATAATCAAATTGGAcaagaaaaattaatcaatGAACTAGATATCTCTAAATTGCACTATCTACAAAATATAATCTTGGAGACTCTTAGATTGTATCCTGCAGGCCCATTGCTTTTACCCCACATGTCCTCTGAAGATTGTACCATTGGAGGACATGATATTCCACGTGAGACAATGTTATTGGTAAATGCATGGGCCATACATAGAGACCCTAATATATGGGATGATGCAACTAGTTTTAAGCCTGAGAGATTTGAAAGTGGAGAGAGTAATGCAAACAAGTTAATGCCATTTGGACTGGGAAGGAGGGCTTGTCCCGGGGCAGGCCTTGCCCAATGTACAATGGGTCTAACATTGGGGTCATtaattcaatgctttgagtgGGAAAGGATTAGTAAAGAAGAAGTTGACATGGTTGAAGGTAATGGACTCACCATGCCCAAAGCTGTTGCATTAGAAGCCATGTGCAGAGCACGCCCGATTATAGCTAAGGTTCTTTCTATGTCTGAGGATGAGTTTTGA